AATAATGGAGCTTATTCAATCACACTTGAGATCGGGGATGATCTCGGTAATACTGATATTGAAACTAAAAATAATTATATAGTTGTAGGGACTCTTCCGAACGCGGATTTTAGCGCAAATCCAACCAATGGGGATTATCCTTTGTATGTTCAATTTACCGATTTATCTACTGCCGGAGATGGTTCCATCGTTTCATATGAATGGAATTTTGGTGATAGCACTAATCTATCAAGTCAGCAAAATCCTATTCACAGATACAAAAACGGAGGTAATTTTTCCGTATCCCTAAAAATTACAGATGAATATGGTTTGATCTCCGAAATAACCAAAAATAATTATATAACCGTGAATGTACCCCAATCTTATGTCTATCCAAACCCATTTAAAAATCAAGTGGGAAAGATCACTTTTAAATTTACAGGTGAAGATATAAATTATGAAGAAACAACAATAAAAATTTATGATGTTTCCAGCCGATTAATCAAAACCATTGATACAATCATTCCTGATGGTGATTTGTATAAAGGGGAATGGACTATAAAACAAGATAAATCTGAAGATGACGTAGATAACGGAGTTTATTATTATTCCGTTGTAACAGGTAGTAATATAATTATTACTGATATATTTGCAATATTAAGGTAAAAAGGTGGCATGAATGTTTATTAAAAAGATTATAATCATTTCAATTTTGTTTCTATTTTTAGCAGGTTATGTCCAGTCCGATAATAGCAATCAAACTGCGGGTGCATTTTTACGTATTGGACCCGGAGCTC
The DNA window shown above is from Candidatus Cloacimonadota bacterium and carries:
- a CDS encoding PKD domain-containing protein, encoding SPTTGSAPLEVHFADLSYSTMKNINSWNWDFGDGSSSIEQNPIYTYQNNGAYSITLEIGDDLGNTDIETKNNYIVVGTLPNADFSANPTNGDYPLYVQFTDLSTAGDGSIVSYEWNFGDSTNLSSQQNPIHRYKNGGNFSVSLKITDEYGLISEITKNNYITVNVPQSYVYPNPFKNQVGKITFKFTGEDINYEETTIKIYDVSSRLIKTIDTIIPDGDLYKGEWTIKQDKSEDDVDNGVYYYSVVTGSNIIITDIFAILR